atttagtgaAAGGTCTTTAGTTCAAcatctatttaaaatatatatatatatatatattaattttttatttttttatagattgTATCCAAATACATTAATTTATGAACAAATATCTCAAAACTCAGATAAAAACTATCATCAATATAAGATGGGGagtattattttaaaatgatttgaTAGTTTAAGATAatgcaataatttttttatgagatttGTATCACGATTTTATACACACTTCAAAGTTATTATGTTGACACTCGAACATATTCAACCTCTTGAACTAAAACTAAGCTAGTCTAACCCTCAATATTTAACAAGAAAACTAAAACTACAAAAAAACACAAGAGAAATGAAGTTTTGGTGGAGGAACAttttattactcaagtgtttatTACAAATAACTCTTCAAACTTTTATATATatccacactcttctagaatattcTATAACCGTTCAGAGTCTTCTAAAATCTTTTAGGATATTCTAAGACTTTCTAAGATATTCTAGAATGTTTCGAAACTATCTAGAACATTCTCAAATACTTCGAAAAACAATACAAACACCGTTAATcttctaaaatttatattaatacttGCTTATCTTCTTAACCATtacactaattttttaaattgttgTTGAAAAAATCTTTaacatgtatataatatttttctttctattttaatttgGTTGCAATTTGGTTAAGGGATGAAATTTTGTGGGAAGAAGACTTCATACAAAGAAAAAATGCTCTTACACTATATTTGATTTGATACAAAATGAGcgaaaagaaaatgaataaaaaatagtattttttttgtttgattatcaaagaaaatagagaggaaaaattttttgtgtagatcccactaaaaaaattttctttccatcacaagcaaaaaaaaagatagaaaatgctatatttttttgtttttttaatactatccttaatttttttatcaaaaaaatatttcattaatgtaattaaataaaatgaacGGTCTACTATGGACTACACACAGGAAGCAAATTTGGAAAAGATCCAACAAAGACTATGATGTAATTGAATTACATTAATTGGGTAACTTTCCTAATTCCTCGATAGAAACTCCGTTCTCCTCTCTCTCGCGAAGAACACCGTGTCCAgttcatcttcttcatctcctCTGCATGGATCGGCGAGCCGCTTTAACACACATCTAAGGTGTCCTCTGTTCTTTATTGAAGACCAATTCATTCCTTACTTTCCAGATCTGCCAGCACAAGTTCACTGTCAGCTCTATATCATTTGAATAGTTGTGGTTTCTATGTCTGGTTGCTTGTATTGCTCCCATGGTTCCGTTTGTTGTGCAGAAACTTCAAACTCTGCGAGCCTCCATACTTCCACTGAGTTCGGACAGTAAAAAATGCAATGACCGACTGATTCTTCTTCCGTTTGGTAGCGAATACACATCgggttaaaatttttgaaatgcaTCTTTTGGTTGACTGGTAAGTCTTCATGAGCCAtcttttagataaaattgttgactcTAGGTTGGCTTTTCATCTTTCATATGCTCATCCAAAGCTTTTGCTGCTTGCATCGATCAGGGAGGAACTCCGCAGGAGGGTGGTAGAAGAGGAATGCTACTTGGTAACCTGACGCTATAGAATATCCACCGTTGTTGGTCCGCATCTAAGTTAGTTTATCATCGCCTTCATAGATAGGAGTATTGATGATTGCTTCAGTGATTTCTGGTTGAAAAAATTTTGCTATTTTAACCTGGTTCCAAGTTTTGTTAGATAAAATTAGTTTTGAGACCCACTGAAAAATTTTATCAGTGTTTTAGTTAGAAATAGGTATAATTGCAATGTAGTCATTGACCCATGAATCTATATAAATGTTCACCATATTTTTCCTACCAATTTTTCATATTAGTCTTTTTTTCAGGACTTTCCTGCCTTTCAAGACGCTTCTCCAGTCCCATGATGGGTTATTCCCTGTCTCTGCTCTCAAGAAACTTGTAAACCTGTAGACTTAGCTTTATGTCCTTTCTTCTTATCCTTCCGTGGTTTCGGCTTATTCGGTTGAGGTTGTTTTGTCAGTCCTATACTCTTCTAGAAAGATATTTTCAGAATTGAAATTTGGTATATCACACCTAGTTGAATGATCGAAAGGAAAGGCGCCGTTGAGGCGCAGAAAGCTATGGAAGCTTGCTTACCTAAACCATTAGGGGGATACAGAAGCTAGGTTTGATTTCTGCCCCCTTTTTTGTGGATCATTCGGCGGTTACCAGATGATGGGATGAAAAACGAAAAGAGCGCTATCGGCAATATGGTTGTAATGTTCCAAATCTTAAGACTATAATGGGGGTGTTGTTAATTGGTCGCGTTCGAGTCTACGGAAtctggtttttttttaataagtattTTTTGTTTGTAACCCAGCAGCTTTTTCTTTCCCGTGTTAGGAGGCGCTATCTAGGTAccaattagtttcttttttacaTCCTACAGGCCCAGCTTCTTCTGAGAAGTTCGCCAGCAAAGAAGTCTATTCCCTTGGATTCTATTTGAATTTCTTACCACTGGGGATTCTCCTATCGTCACTGTAGGAACATACTGAGGCTAAAGTAGCCGCAGTCTTTGTCTTTGAGTAAGTTGTTATTGAGCTCATATTTGTTCCTGTAGACTTTATTAAGCAGTGAATTCGATTTAGTAAGTATCATCTAACCTTGTTTTGCAAGCATTgcaaggttgaaagcctttaggTCATTGAAATTTAGTCCTCCTTGATTTCTGGATCTACATGTAATTTGCTAACTTACTCATTGCATCTTTCGCTTTCTATTTTTTTGTCCCCACCAAAACTGTAAAATAGTGCGCTGCAATTCCTCTAGAAAGTATTCAACAATCAAAAACAGCTCAGAGTATAAATAGGAACTATTGTAGCCACTGTCTTTATCAAAATCTTTCTACCACTAGGAGAAAATAGGACTCGTTTCTATTGTTGGAATTTCTGACGgacattatttttaatatagttgAAAGTAGTTCTCTAAATAACTGTCAGTAACTCCAAATActtattttgattttcaatatGTGAAACCATAATATAAATACTAcccttaattatattattattaacaattattaatataaatttagttttaatatattattataataaagatttatatttaaacattatatgtattaaataaataatttaaataatatataaaattataatattttataatatttataaaatgtaataaaatgtcaataaataaaaatatttatactttattttatgataaagatattaatataaatttatactattgtaattttttttctctatcttctttttatttattttctatttatttaaataatacacgaataattaaactttttctttgattttgttttctcGTATTTTCTTTGTCAACGTCCAAACAAAGTGTTAGTCTCCATATGCAATTACCTAGGTTGTTAAGCTACTTACGCAATAAATAACGGAGACACTTAAATAAATCCAAAATCGAATGCAGCCAAACACCAAAACACATGCAACAAAAATCGCTGAGATTTTCCCGTAACGCCGCGAGTGTTACTGCCCTCTGCACTCTGCAGATGAATTTACCAATTTGCCCCAAACCAAACTTAGCTCAGCGTCAGCAATGAAGCATATACTTTTAACCATGTTAAAGCCACGTGTCAGGATATGATTGAATGGCGCTGCGAAGTGGATCCCTCTCCGCTGTTGTTCGAGCCTACTATATAGTTTCCTTTGGTCGCAGAAAGTGAACCCCATTTCGCAAAATCGAaagcgaagaagaagaaaaatcatggcgTCTTCAAAGCTTCAAGCTCTATGGAATCACCCAGCTGGTCCCAAAACTAGTGAGTTACCTCATTCGTTCTTCCTTTCGTACTCGGTATTTTTTTTCTATACTTTCTTTTAGTCTTGTTTATTTTCGTCTATCGATGAGTTTTCTATTCGATTCGGTTCTTCGAATCTTCATTCCATAGCACATAAACTTCTAAATCGCAATCTGTTTCCAATTTTTATTCTTGAAGCTATAGGATATGACTAGCTGAAAATTCCTGATTTATTGGAAGGTCAAATGGACTCGCAGATTTTTATGATCAATtttttaccttttattttattttattgagagGGTAAACATTATGTCTAAGTGTTCACGGTCAATAGTCTTAAATTAATCCTTTTTTGGGGATATATTTTTCGAATTGCTGGGAttcgtttattttatttgtttaggttCCATTTCAGTTTACTTCagccttttttatttttgggtatttTGTCCAAATCTAATTGAATGCGATGAATTTCAAGTTTTCATTCCTTGGGAGTTCTATTACATCATGAAATTGGTGGTTAAgcgaagaaaagtagaagaaaattGTTGGGGATTTGACAGATGAAGGTAGCATAATGAGGCATTATGGAGAAACAAGTTAATTTTAGATTTATTCATGTTATACTTTTATGCAAATGTTGTGACCTGGATGTTCCTAATCTACCCGAGGATAGATAGATTCAGATCTTTAGCCATTGAGATAAAATGTATTGTAATTTATTGATCAACATTCGTCTGTGTATTCATGAATTGGTTAAAATAATATGATCAGAGGTGGCTTGCTGTTCTTGTAGTGAAATTTAAAGATCACTCACAAAGAGCACCAAAGGGATTATAATTTTCAGTAGAAAGTCATTCTTTCTGCTCTTCCACCTTGTTATCTCTCATTTGGTTGCATTGAACCACTGTTGCTATTGAGCGTTAAAATGAAAATTGGCTACCCTTTGCAATGCTTAAAAAACTCGTTTCACTTATTATGCAGTTCACTTCTGGGCACCAACATTTAAGTGGGGTATCAGCATTGCCAATATTGCCGATTTTGCAAAACCACCTGAGAAAATTTCCTATCCTCAGCAAATAGGTAAGGGATACATATTTACAATATCATTTACTGTTATATATTATGGACATAAATATGCAGCATGCTGCATGCATGTCTGAATTCCCTAGAAGGCACAAACATGCAGAAGTTTAAGATTTATACAGAATTATGAGTAATCAtatccatttttctttctttttttttttttcttgttcagCAATCAGCTTTTGCAGATACATTACcatgcattagattttatttatatCTGTGCTGATTCCTGTTATCTTCCCCAGCTGTTACTGCTACTGGAGTTATCTGGTCACGTTACAGCACTGTTATCACTCCAGTAAGCTTCTTTTTTCCCCCTCAAAAGAAGGATTGCTTCAACATGTATTTGTGGCCTACTACATGGATCTTCTTTTTTCAAGCAAAATGTTATCAGTTGGCTATATTCTGCTTTGCAGTTGCATACCTCTCTTTGAATGTTGCAAGAGCATGACATACAAATTTGACTTAAATCGTTCTATAACATCAATTAGGATATGCCCATGGTAGTTCTAACTTCTAATGTGCAATTTAGGAGAACATAAAATTCCTGTTTTtcatcaaataattaattaaatcattaGATCATGATGTATATACTACAGCCTTCTCACTCTGATGTATTCATTTTTTCCCTATAGAATTTGGTATCTCATCTTTTGTCCCTACATTTGTTATCCTTGCATATTTTTTCTGCAAACCAAGTTGCTTCCTTCACGTCTCCTTGTGTGTGAGCATACAAGATTTGTATACTAGTAATGAAAATAGCCATAAGAGACATGTAAACTACTTTGTATATCACTTCCTGTTTATTATCAAGATTatagtttttctttttggttAATGTAGAATACATTTTGCATGATCCAGATGCATTTATGGTAATTATTTCTTATGATGCAGAAAAATTGGAACCTATTCAGTGTAAATCTTGCAATGGCAGCAACTGGCATGTACCAACTCTCACGTAAATTGCGGTGAGTTAATACCCCAAAGTGGTGGGAACTTCATGAAACTTGGCCATTGTTTTTTGGCAATAGTTATTATAATTTTCTTTAGAATCCGTAAGGTGTTCGTTATGCTATTTTTTGCTATGTTTTGCCAATGGTTATTATAATCAGCAGTGAACATCCTTGCCCATCATACATATATATTAACTTGTACTACTTTCCAGGCATGACTATTCCTCTGAGGCAGCTGTTGCAAAAGAATGATGACGAAAACATTTGAAAATCCCAAGTTACCGTGTCTATGGAGGGGGATGGCCTGTTTGTAATTTCCACACACAATTGAATTCTTGGTTTTGAACTAGTAATTTCATTTGTACTTTGGCAGGGCAAGAACTGTTGGATCATCCTCTATTgtgtattttctcttttatttgaatATTGTAGAATAAGGGATTTTACACAAGTAGTGAAATGAATGTCACAAGTCCCGAATGAGCCCCTTGATATTTCTTTTTGCTAGCCTTGCCTGTGTAGTTAATTTTTCAAAGTGAACCGGTTTTCCGGTTCCCTTCCCATCATCGCTTTTATACTTGATAGTTATGTGATTTCATAGATAGCTTAAGAATTTGCAGCCTTCTATTCTAGGGTATACCTGATTATTATATCATGATCTCTAAAGCAGTGTTTGGAAGAGAGACAAAGATTGAGagattgagactgagagacaaaGACTGAAATATGTCTTAGTATTGTATTTGGTATAAAgtaggagacagaaattgaaataagaacgaaattctaatttaatttgtataaaagataaaattggaattaattaattgaaataagaatattttaagtataacatgttattaaaattttagttttcactctcaaaaatttttggaagtaaAATTTTGAAGAGAGAGATTGAAATTTTAGTAATAATCTCTGGGCCAACAAATATGATATTGAATTTCAGTCTCTAAGTTTCTATTTCAATACTTCAAAATAAATGCTATCTaacttcatttgatttaaagggataATTAAGTATTTCAATACTTCAAAATAAATGCTATCTaacttcatttgatttaaagggataATTAAGTACGCCAGAAAAGCATGAAAACTCTAAAAAGACCCATGCATTTTCCCGGACACATACAAAATGGAGTATTATCGTGCTGTTTTCTATATTCACACAGCTGATAAATAGAATGCTTATTATCACGTTAGGTTGATATATTTTGGGAATTAACCTACAAGTACAAGCCAAAGACCTCTGTGAATTTATCTCACAACATTGCAAAGTTGAATCAACTTGAAATAGCACAATTTCATCAATATATTGAGTACAAAAATCCACATCAATTCCACAATATCCCGCCTCAATAGATATCTaggggaaaaaaataaatatgtccAATGGTTGGGGAAAAGGAATACTATGACCATCCCACCAAGGACACtgaattagaaaaatattatagGCATATGCCGGTACAACAATCCAATCTAAAATGATCAATGGGTGAACACAAAACCAGGTGAAAATATACTTTTGTTGATCAAATACACGTGTAGATTGGTGCACTAATGCTCACTATCCTGAGGACTTCTGTTCACTTTGTGTTACTGGCCATCTCTTGTTTGATTAGTTTTTGAATCAGAGTCATTTTCATCGTCATGTGATGTTAACCCCAAACTTAAATCCAATGTGCTTTCATTTAGATCTTGGCGTACTACTTGATTTTTGTCCTGAGGCTGAAATATAATACCAGAGTCAAAATTATATATGAAATTAAAAGGAAGTCAGATCAGAATGCTAATTAGTCACTTTATGGACTTCAAGTTTTGCCAGGAATATTAGACATTTTTAATTACATGATAATCAAGCACATCCATGGTTTTTCAAATTGCATAATGCTTGTTTAAACCAATAATATTCTCCAAAGTCCAAAGTGACAAACGAACCATAATGATCATCATCTATTTTTTTAACCCAAAATGATGCCCTTTCATAAATTTATGTAAGCTAACTATATGCATACAGTTTTGCTTCCCTCTATAGTTCAATATGACGCGCTGGAAACAATGAAGAAAATGTGCAGAGACATGAAGCCCAATCACAGGCAAAGGTTTACCTGACTTTCATCTGCAGGGACATCATTTATGTCAGGTTTTTCATCCATAGTCTCAATTTTGTGACTTGGTTCTGCTGCAATTGGATCAGTATCAACTGGCttatcttcttcaatcttttcagcaCCATCGATTTCTGCAGCCTCATTCCTTTGCTCCTCTAGTACAGCAACCTGCATCATTAGACAACCCAGATTTCCAATCCTCATTagcatttaaacataaaaaacCAGTATCAACATGTGCAAAAAGCTTAGCTTTACCAGAACGTTCTATCAACAACCTAAAAAACATTTTTAGCAAATGACATATTCATGAGATCAATCATCCCATTTACATGTAAATTTGAATTACCTGCCCCGAAAGGATAAATACAGAAGTTGAAGAGAGGTATCAAAATCTTTGCACCAATGGACAGGATAACAAATTACTGAAAACTAAATTGGTTATGGGTGAGTAGTTCCCCCAAAGGCATTCACTTTCTTTTTTCACATAACTTTTAGCTCTGATACTTGAATAGTCTCACTTTCTGCAAACTTGCATTCATGATTTTCCAAATTCTATCCTCAGATAAAACTGCCACCACCTGTTAATAGGGTGGCATTGCCATCAATTACCTTTATTTTGCTATCACTCAACAACTTCAGCACAAGACTTGGGTAAGTATTTCCATCTTGGCGGATTCATACTATAGAACATACTTCAAAACACATAAACAAATTCGGCTCAAATAGAAATAGCATCAACCTCATTCTACATCATATCTTTCCTCTCATTCCCATCACATACCATAGCCTAAACAATCACTTCCACCACACTCACAACAGACCCAAATCTCCTCAACTCCTAATCACTAATAATCcaataaaaaccctaatttcaacACACACACAAAACCCAAAAACCAAAAGCAAAGTGCAAAGGTCAAGACTCTTTCTTTTCCATTTAAATATATAGATAAGAGAAGCGCATTGTAAGTGAAATACCGGAATATATTTGAATTTCCTGCGTGGCGGCTCTTCGGGGGCGTCAGAGGGTGGTGGCACAGAATCCTTGGCAGCAGCGTTTCcatttgaattgttgttgttggcGTTTTGAGATTGGGTTATAGGGGTCCACTTGTAAAGAAGCAGATGGGAACCGTTATTACCGTTAGAATGGTGCGTGTGATTGTGATTGTTATTGTTGGCggcgttgttgttgttgttgttggaatTTGCGGAAGCAGAGGAGGAATTGGGTGAAACGTGGACCCACTTCTTCTTCCACTTTCTCACCGGTCCGGTGAACACAGTCGCCGGTCCGTATCGGGTGGACGACCGCCCCAGCCGGGCCCCGACACCCTCCATCGTCGCAGATCTAAACTCTCCGAACCCCGATCCGCACAATCTAAACcccaaaacaaaattttatttaaaaattattaaaattttattatttttgagggGTAAACAAATTGGAATTGGATTTTGGAGTTAAGAGAGTTTGGGACTCCTCTATCTCTGTGGGAAAAAAGGGACTCTTTTTCAGTGTCTCTCGTAAACACAATTGACCGATTATTCCTTTTTATAGTTTCAGTTTAGTTTCCAGGTTTGGGGTTGAGGGAAGGATCGTGTGGCTCAAGAaagctacttcctttgagctagtAAATCGTGGCCGTTCGCTGTGTGTACTGGTTGCTCCTCTCCTTAGTCAACTTTAAATAACTTCTTTTGGTGGGATTTATCTAAtcaaggaaagatattttttcttttttttttatagaaaaaaaaatattattacattGAGATAGTGGTTTACTGTACTATGGTGGTTTTGTGAAAAATCTTTAGACTTTAGTttcaattttagaatttattttaatatatcattggcataaaatatttatattattaattgattagcataataatgatataatttttatacactattaatttaaaatattatattgggaaattcattttttaaaatttatcatttgaATAATCATAGAAATATATAAACACAGGTGAATGATAATATAAATTTTTCATACAATCAAACactcaatataatatatattattatttataaggtcttcattaaaattattatttcaattatgtgataatataaaataattgactaattgatggtataaaaaaaacttaagtccatattctatttagtattttttgttgtcTACTACCTAGTCCATATTCTATTTAAATTAGGAGAACTATTTTCGACtattattaattttagaaatatttttaattgaaagttTAAATCATCACTAGCATCCAAAAAATTATCAAACGCAAATAATATTATCTAATCTTATTGGAGTTTCTATTGAAAATAAACTCAATCTCCAAAATTAGAAACGAACGATTACAAGATTTAATTCATAATGTTTGCAATTTTTACAATATTTATTCATATTTGATCTAAATTTTACGGATATGATTTGATCCACAAATAGTTAGAATCAGACATTAAATTTTATAGATGTATCCACATATCTAATGTACAAATctaattaaatgataaaaatattataaacaaaTGAAAAATATAGTGTTTAAGTGCtctttttaatttggtttagttAGTTTTCGATTTGTGTTCCGCTCTTAGAATGTTAGTATCTTAAAAGTAGttgtttgttgttgttgaaatgtTAGATAATTAGGTTTGgttgttttatttatattattagtcGTATATATTTGATTGTTTTATtcctattatttttaaaaatatattgtttaAAACAATGTATTTATTTGCAAATAATTAACTAACAACATTAAAAAACCTATATTAACAATTAACATGCTTTTAAATTTATTGCTTATAGAATTAATGCATTCACAGGTAAATGTGTCTCTGTCCCAATTAGCAATGAGTTTTACACATATGCTTTTGTATACAAATTAAAACCATGGATGTGAGGAGTCTTGAGATTTGAGAATCATATCAGGTCATGTATGTATGGTGTTATGTTTGGAAATATGTAATAATAAATTCTCCACGGTAGGCTACgacattattattcattatttgacAATACAAGGCGTGTTATAAGAAGACAAGAAAACATTGAAATATGGAATAAGCAGGGACTGTTGCACCTCAATTGTAGATAACATTATTACTCAATGACTAATCAGTCCATAGAGACAACCCTGACTTTAATTTGAATATCTTCTGTTATCCTGTTATCCATATGGGAAATGGTTCACTGTTACCACACCATGCGTCAAACCTGATGCACCTAATTCCTATCCGCCAATCTTAGCTTGATTCAACATTTATGTTGGTAGCCCCTATGCTTGTAGTAGTTTTGTATGTGACGCAATTAATAAGGTACACATGATATGCATGAATCTATCACAATTTGCTATTATATTGAGTTGACATGGATGCTGTCTTTTGCATTGCTACGGATGGAGGCTGCAAATGTGCAGTTAAATCATGCTCTTTCGGTGCTACTGGAACTTTGGAACTTTTAACTTTAGTAGTTAGAAGCCCCTTATTCGGTTTAAACTTGTTATTAATTTGGTCCCAAACGATTTAATAATTTGTGAtgtcaatttaatttttacaaaacttGTGTTAGATGTCACAAATATTTTAGGAATTAATCACATATTAAatataccaattttatttttataaccgATAGAACATTTATAAATGAGTTAAGCTTGAAAAAGTAAGTTGAATAatccataaaaaaatatatgtgatTGGTCTTAGTATTTGTTTAGGTgccattaaattaataaaaaagaatttttttaataaaaatatatattttttattttttaatatatttgataaatttttaataataaaaataaaaatactaaaaaaataaaaaatattttttttgaaaagctacaatttatattttttaaattaaaaaaaaatattttttatataataaattaacaaaaaatatttttatcttatttcatccaaacataattgataaataaaaaaaaatttacataaaatatttaaatataaaatcacttttattttacATCCAAACAAGTCTTGACTTGACTCAAAAATGATCCAAATTTGTCTGAATTACTTACTATTGTAGTACTTAATTTGTCGATGAAGAGTCAACGACTAATTTCTATTTTTGTCTAAATTTACTTTTTCGTAAGTAGAAGGCTGAGTGGCTGACTATGAAAACTCTGCATAGATGTCGTACATAtgtattcaaatatttattaatcaattaattcttaTAAGTTGGAAAAAATACTATAACTTAgacctttttttatattttataaccctcaaaagattttaaaattagtgaTTGATACACTAGCCTAAACCTCTTTTTGGTCATGGGCCTAAACCTTTTTCGGATTCAGGCCTAAACTGGTTATATTGGGTTGGGTAGTAAGAAGCTGGGCTGAAATTGGTTTACCCTAATCAGGTCCAACTTAAAATTAGCCGAATCTTAAATGGGCCGAACTGGCTGGTTTTGAGAGCTTTCGTAATTAAAATCCACCGCCCATCAGATTTGGTATGGACGGTGGAGATCTTTCCTTTGCGCACAGCTGTATAAATAGGTAACGTAGTCACCCTCATTATTCCCAAATACTTTCGGGTTAGGGTTTCTCAATGTTCGTATGTATGTCTTTGCAATTGCTCGCATCCAAAATCTATTCTAACTTCTAAGTTCTAACATTATGATTATTGAGttaatcaaatttcaatttcgtTGTTGAAGGCTACATGTACCAAGGGAAGGGTAAAA
The sequence above is drawn from the Arachis hypogaea cultivar Tifrunner chromosome 4, arahy.Tifrunner.gnm2.J5K5, whole genome shotgun sequence genome and encodes:
- the LOC112795972 gene encoding uncharacterized protein gives rise to the protein MEGVGARLGRSSTRYGPATVFTGPVRKWKKKWVHVSPNSSSASANSNNNNNNAANNNNHNHTHHSNGNNGSHLLLYKWTPITQSQNANNNNSNGNAAAKDSVPPPSDAPEEPPRRKFKYIPVAVLEEQRNEAAEIDGAEKIEEDKPVDTDPIAAEPSHKIETMDEKPDINDVPADESQPQDKNQVVRQDLNESTLDLSLGLTSHDDENDSDSKTNQTRDGQ
- the LOC112795971 gene encoding mitochondrial pyruvate carrier 4, whose translation is MASSKLQALWNHPAGPKTIHFWAPTFKWGISIANIADFAKPPEKISYPQQIAVTATGVIWSRYSTVITPKNWNLFSVNLAMAATGMYQLSRKLRHDYSSEAAVAKE